Part of the Triticum urartu cultivar G1812 chromosome 2, Tu2.1, whole genome shotgun sequence genome, TACTCAACATAAGTGGAATCTTGCAAGCCCTGACCTGACACACATTGCCAATGCCATAGATTGCTTGTCTTTGAAGATCAGTTAATCAGATTGCTACTAGATGCTGCAGTAGTATTAACTGAAGCCAAAGtcgtttttgttgttgttgtgaTGACAGGGGCAATGAGGCACGTGGAGTCGGCCCGGGAGTTCACGCTCATCAACCAGTGCAAGACGGAGGTGTGGCCGGCGGTGACGCCGGGCGAGAGCTTCGGGGGCGGCGGTTACGCGCTCCGCGCTGGCGATTCGGTGGTGTTCACCGCCCCCGTGGGGTGGTCGGGCCGCGTGTGGGGCCGCACCGGCTGCACCTTCGACTCGGCCGGCAACGGCACGTGCGAGACGGGCGGGTGCGGCACGTCGCTGCAGTGCGAATCGGCGTCGGGGGCCGCTCCGGCGACGCTGGCGGAGTTCACGCTGGCGGCGACTGACTACTACGACGTGAGCCTGGTGGACGGCTTCAACCTCCCCGTGGTGGTGACCCCGACCCCCACAAGCGCCAACTGGACGGGCTGCGCGCCGGCGGGGTGCGACGGCGACCTGCGCCGCGGCTGCCCATCGGAGCTGGCCGTGAAGGGAGATGGCGGGAAGGTGGTGGCGTGCCGGAGCGCGTGTGACGTGTTCGGGACCGACCAGTACTGCTGCCGCGGGCAGTACGCCAACCCGGTGGCCTGCCAGCCGACCTTCTACTCGAAGAAGTTCAAGGCGGCGTGCCCAGCCGCCTACAGCTACGCCTACGACGACCCCTCCTCCATCTTCACCTGCGCCCAGTCGCCCGACTACACCATCACCTTCTGCTCCAGCAACATGTACGTACTGTTCTGACAACCTTAATTATCATCTCTCTCTGAGATGAAATTCCTCCATATGTCTCTCAAGATCTTGTGTGTGGTCAAAGCATCCAATTCTTCACACAATCTGCAAGCTGTCCACCGATTGAATGGCACTGTAGCAATCATCTCTCACACACAAGCAATTTCTCAATATACAGTGCCATTCTGATTTGATAAGCTTGTGCCAGTTTACATGACACTTATCTCTGAATGACAGACATTTCAATGAATCTTTGCTCCTGCTAACCGTTTGATCTTGTACATTCTGTTGTTCCAGGAAGCAATCGGTGTGCTCGTACCGCGACAGCCGGCTCGTCTGCAGCGGCTCCGGCAGGAGCACCTCATCTCCACTAAtgcttgtgatgctgctgctTCTCTGCAGCTTCCTGTCATTGCAATCTGCATCCCCAGTGTGACTGATTAGTTGATTAAGGCTTAATCATCCAAGAGCAAGCTGACCTGACCCTCTTCCTGATACAGTTCtttttggattttttttttcTCTACTATGAGAAACAGAGAGTATAGGTGATTCATGGATCAAGTTTCTGCACTGTCAGTCAGTCAGTACCATTTGAATTTGAATGAGAGTTATACAGAGATAGCATAAGTGAATATTTGgttctctctctttctctctctgctTTTCTAATCATCTATTCTGGTGGGATTATAGACAGCAGAGTAAAGAGCTTTTAAAACAACCACAATTCGCGCTATGGTTTTGAAAAACTACCACTTTTTGAAAAGCTCCAAAAACTACCACAAAGTTGACTTTTGATTTCAAAAAACACTAGTGATCTATTGGTTAAAGTTTAAATATGC contains:
- the LOC125540339 gene encoding pathogenesis-related thaumatin-like protein 3.5: MSLPCVPRNGHNVRVTSAMFPSLGTQEKEVLPGWLENLRRKWQEEARKPWQARSPGPRRGSALLLPLFLICFFSGAMRHVESAREFTLINQCKTEVWPAVTPGESFGGGGYALRAGDSVVFTAPVGWSGRVWGRTGCTFDSAGNGTCETGGCGTSLQCESASGAAPATLAEFTLAATDYYDVSLVDGFNLPVVVTPTPTSANWTGCAPAGCDGDLRRGCPSELAVKGDGGKVVACRSACDVFGTDQYCCRGQYANPVACQPTFYSKKFKAACPAAYSYAYDDPSSIFTCAQSPDYTITFCSSNMKQSVCSYRDSRLVCSGSGRSTSSPLMLVMLLLLCSFLSLQSASPV